In Podarcis raffonei isolate rPodRaf1 chromosome 8, rPodRaf1.pri, whole genome shotgun sequence, the genomic window TTTGGGAAccgtttttaaggaaagggcttttaatagtgctgtgtggtttttgctgcattttaataGGTTTGTTTTTGCGTGGTTTTAATTCTATTATGGTTTAATTACTTCTTAATtgtcttttatatgtttttagctttttgtattttatctgtgttgttttaatttgtgtaagctgccttgagtcctggtctggggaaaaggcagggtttAAATACAATAATGATGTACTGTACAAGAAATATTCCATGAATGCTGTTGTGCAGATGGCAACTTGCCCTTTTTAATGTCATGGTGGTGCCATTTGTTAGCAAGGGTGAGTCAGTGAGGGTTACAAGCTTGGCGTCAGCCAAGGACAAAAGCTTTCACACTGTTTACCTGCTACAGTTGCAGGTTTCTTCCAAATGGAATGCAAGCAGTCATTAGTGGCATGGGCCACTTGTCCagcctggtggcctccagatgtctGGACCACAACTGCAAGTTGGCTGAGGCAGCTGTAGAGAGGATAAAGTGGGAAATGGGAGCCCTATGGATGCTCTTCCAACCTCTTCCTCCCTAGGGGAAGGGGCAGAGAAGGTTGTCATTAAcataaggcagaggttttcaacctttttgagtccatgactCCCTTGACTAACTAgtgtacattctttctgcggcacccctgtggggttcaggagcctagttatgtcaccccttgcctacagagctggcagcctctcacccttttttgaacaccctcccttgtggagttttccctcagcctcttctcctctctcctctccttgggagtcctctgggcagccactgctgctgcccctgccctAAAGAGAGgcacctcctcacactgccccacaggggcctgggacttgtttgtccattcccaacagcaagggctggaggACTGGCTGGCTAGGCTcctttgcctgcttgcttgcttgcttattctgAGACTGCCTCAGCTCctacaccccctggccagcccccgAGGCACCATTCGCCAGCTATAGCCAGAGCTACtgtaacaaacagctgtgcaagcctttgggaggcagagacatgagagggcatcagaggagggagggaaggaaagaggaacccctgaccatcattcggcacactggttgaaaaccactggcacaAGGTATCAAATCTACATATTATGTGCTGGTAttggactgcagtttcttaaTTCTTGCTTTCCTGATGTTACTGCGTTTTTATGTTATTATACTTTACAATTGTTGGGATGTCATTTGCAATGTTTTGCTTATTGTTGGGAGCTACTTTGAGCTTAACTTTGTTGCTGAAAAAGTGACAGTTTTACATGAATTAAAATcaaatgttgatgatgatgtcttCCTGTGTTGTTTCCATGATTCTAATCAATACTTTAAAATACCCAGCCACCATCTTACAGGTCAAATGCCCAGCCCTACAGCAGTGGTAGTGGGGTTTGGTGGCTAGCAATGGACTTAGTCTAGGTAGACCTTGGTTGAAATCTCAATTCAGTCAGAAACTTCATTTGGGCCAACTGCACTTTTTCAATCTCACatagttgttgtgaggattggAAAAAGATGGGCTGGGACGGGGGCTGAAGGGAGAACCACCACGTGCACCTCCCTGAGCTAtttggaagggtgggataaatcTGTCCATCAAATAAAGCAACATACAGAGAAAGGCAACTTGGACTGCATTCACATTTAGCCTTGTTTGGTTTCCTATGTCCTAAAGGCAGAGAACAGGCCCACTGGCTATCTCAGACTTCCCCAATGTGGTGTTCTttccagatggtttggactacaagtcccatcagctccaactggCACGgagactgataggagttgtagtccaaaacgtggAGCTCCACCAGGTTGGGCTAACTAAACAGGCCAAATCCTTTTCTGAGAATCGCTGTTTGTTTCCTTTCATCTTTAAGTCCCAGAGCCCCAGAGAGCCCCAACCACAAGCAGATTTATTTTTCCTAATCACATTTCTGGTGACTGATGAGAAGACCTCCTTCAAAAGGGGGAGGTCAGGGCCTTCTCCCCCAAACATGCAGCTATTaccccttctccctgtgcatgGTGTTTGGCCTCTCTGAGCAGAAGGTGGGGATAAGGGGGAATAGCCCCTGACAAGGCCTCCAGTATGGAACTGAGATCACTGGCAGGCAAGAGCTTCCTGAGCAGCTGAGCCTTGGGAAGGGAGAGCCTGCAGCCTTGTCAATACTGCCTTGGTTCCTCCGCTGAACACTGGAGACACCAGGCCTGGAAACTCATTtggacaaaagaagaagaaattgcccATAAAAGGACCCTCCCTGCTTTCCTGAGCAGTTCCTGAGCAGACATCAGAGGGAAGGGGACCGTTCCTTTCAAAACATCCTGCTTAGCAGGCGACGGACGAGGTGACCCACCCAGGCCTTTTCAATTCAATCTGCCCTGCCTGCTGCAGAGCACAACCGGATGTTCTGCAAGACCATTCCTGGCCTCTTGGTCACCAGCTTCCTCCCCAGAAAAGGAACAGAAGAGGAATTTTCATGACCGGTGTCACTCCTGTAGTTACGCAGCATATCATGAACTCACTATTCAGTAACGTCAGAATGCAACGACTTTACCTGAGCGGACGTCTTTTAAGGATTCCAAGGGACAGCCTACTGAGCTACAcagatttttaatgaatattaaactgctttttaaaaaaagcaatatgaAAAATAATGAAGACAAACTCCATAAAAGTTAGTTCTATACAGTTGAGGTGTCGTGAAAGACAAGTCAGCAGGCCCTGCATGTGGACAGGCACACGGCTCTGGGTCTTGAGAGGCAACTTTGGCCAGACCCATCCCAATGATCCACTTCTGTCCTCTTTTCATGTCCTGGGCAACTGGCAGGATGGATCCAGGGCTAGAAAATGGCCTTCCCAGTGCCACTCTGTGTGTCCCATGTgaaacagataaaaaacaaaagctTTTTTTGAGGGCTGCTCCACCGACAGTTCTTGCTCTACCTGCTGCAGCAGCCTCCCAATTTAATACAGTTTGGGGGCTGAATGTGGAAAGGGcaataaaccacacacacacagtgtcccACAGAACGGTCCCAAAGGAAAGCATTTCCAAAGTCTCTGTGATACCAGCTGTAGCTTATCTTATTGCCAATCATACCACTAAAGCAAATGGCGCTCCTCTAGATCACAATTCCAGGACAGATCTAGCAGCGCATTTTGAATGCTCCTTCCACCAAATTCTTTTTTTAGTtgcatgtaaaaaacaaaacaaaaaactttccttccattttgataAGAGCCTAGAAACGACACAGAGAACCTTCCCCCCTACAGTGTGAAGCTTTGCTCTGGCTTTAGAAGACATTTAAATATGTAACTGTGTTCCACCACACCCTCCCTCTCTGTCGCCTTTCACGCTGCCCTGGGACCACTCACACCACTGGCTTAGACAGCACCTTGAGAGCTCCGGTGTTTGGAGGAAATGAAAAGCCTCTAGCCCTGACGGCTTTGGACAACAGAAGCCAGGAAGAGGAGCACAAGGCATGGCTGCTCTGGGGCCTTCTCTCTTGGATGTATAAGGGTGAAAGACTAATCGGACCATCTAGTAGCTGGTTCCCTTCGAAGTTTCCCTCTCTCGGATGTACGCTTGAACTGAACAGACGCACATAAGCAGAATTTCCCTAGGGATGGCACCTTAAGGGAAGCCGCGCCCACTAAGTCCATCTCTCACCATTTCACCTGCCTGGCTTCCCTTGCTGCGGAGTCCTGCCCTATAAATCTCAAGCAGCAAATTTCTTTGAATATCACACTCCCCTCTGCAGACACTAATGAATCAtgaggggcaggggtggggggaagatgaGGATCTGGATTTGGTTGGCAGGCTTAAGGAACATTCATCCTGACCCAAAAAACAGACACTGCGCCTGGAGCAGCAAAGCAGGCCTGAGTCACAGCTGGTTCCGAAGGTACACTCAACCCATTCATAGGAGCAAATGGGCTGAATTGACCAATTGCTGAGCTCAGTGCTCACACAGAGGCCACCGCTGCTTGCTctagccctccccaccccctccactgTTCGCAGGTTGGTCTGCAAAGGAGAAGGAAAGGGTCCCACATGGCCTAGTCGCTCGCCGTAGCCTAAGCCCAGCGCCAACAGGGCTTGAAGGATGACATGAACCTTTTCCCGCCAGCAGGGGGAGATGCTCAGGGCAGGCAAGGTGTCACGGGGTACGTGCTGTCAGTGGAGGTGTGCTGGGCGCTGTGCTCCTGCAGGAGGCCCAGGTCCAGGAAGCGCTCCCCGCACCACATGCACTTGTAATGTTGCTCCCGGGTATGGACGCCGTGGTGCTTGTTGAGGTGCTCGCGCTGCTTGAAGGCCTTCTCGCAGGCGgggcacttgtagggcttctccccggtgtgaaCCCGCCGGTGGCGCTGCAGGTCGGAGGCGTACTTGAAGCGCTTCTGGCAGTCTGGGCACTTGAGGGGCCGCTCGCGGGCTGGGTCACAGCGGTGCTGCACGAActcagaggaggaaaagaagcgGCGCTCACAGAGGGTGCAGCGGAGGGGCTTCTCGGCGCAGTGCGAGGCCAGCTGGTGCTTCTGCAGGGCCGAGGCCCGCTTGTAGGCCTTGCTGCAGGCCGCACACTTGAAGGGCCGCTCGGCGCTCTGCacgcagcggtggcgcagcagctcCGAGGACTGGCTGAAGCCCTTCTGGCAGGCGTTGCACTTGAAGAGGTTCTCGATGCCGTGGACGTGCTGGTGGTAGAGGAGGTGGGCCGGCTGCACAAAGCCCTTCTCACACAGGGAGCACTTGAATGGCCCCACCGGCAGCTCCTGCTCGGCGGAAGGCGCTGGCGTGGCGGTGGTGCCCGCAACCGCCTTATGGGTGCGGCGGTGGCGCATAAGGGCGTACTGCTGCTTGAAGCTCATCTGGCAGAGGTCGCACTGGAAGGGGCGCTCCGTGCTGTGGGTGCGCTCGTGCTGCCGGAGGTCCGAGGGGCGCCGGAAGGCCTTGTGGCAGGCGCCGCAGCGGAAGGGGCGCTCCCCGCTTGGCGTGCAGGGGTGCTGCAGCAGCTCGGAGGACTCCTTGAAGTGCAGCTCGCAGACGTTGCAGCGGAAGAGGTGGGCCTCCCCGGAGTGGGCGTACATGTGGCGCACCAGGTGGGAGCGGTGCTTGAAGGCCTTCTCGCAGACGGTGCACTTGTAGGGCCGCTCGGCGCTGTGCGTGCGCTTGTGGTGCACCAGGTGGGAGGACTGGCTGAAGCTCTTGTCGCAGAGGCTGCACTTGTacggcttctccccggtgtggacGCGCTCGTGCCGCGACAGCTCCGAGAGGTGCTTGAAGGGCTTCTGGCAGATGGAGCAGCTGTAGGGCTTCTCCACGGGAGTCCGGTTGAGTGCGGCTGGCTGCTGCGGTGGCGCAGGCTCCTCAGGGGCTGCCACAGCAGCCGCAGCGGCTTTGTAGGTCTTCTCACAGATGGAGCACTTGACGGCGGCGCTGCCGTTGTGGACGTTGTGGTGCTGGGCCAGGGAGGTAAGCAGGGAGAAGCCCATCTTGCAGACGCCACAGACGAAGGGCTTCTGCTCCACTTGCAGGCACTGGTGCTCCAGGAGATCGGTGGCCTGGTGGAAAATCTTCAGGCACTGGGTGCACTGGAAGGAGCGGTCATGGCCCCCCTGCAGGCACTGGTGCTCCTGGGGGTTTGAGAGGTGCCCCAAGTCGTGTCCACACAGCCCGCATTTTGTGGAGGGCTCTCCGCCGCCAGTTGGGATGGAAGTGTGGTGCTGCAGGCTGCTGGGCTCCGGCTGGAGGAGGATGCCGTAAACGGCACAGCCCAAGGGATTCTCCACCACAGCGCTGGAGGTGATGGGATGCTCCGGGAGGGCAGTGGTCCCAGCATGGTGCGGCGCCGGCGGTTGCTGCTGTGGGGGCTGCTGCGGCCAGCTTTCTGACATGCTGGGGAAAAGAAATCGGGGTTTCCACAATAAGGGCTTCAGCTTCTCGACTGAGGCAAATCAATTAAGGAGATCTGAGTTCGCAGCAGTTGCTCCCAAACCTGGAGGTGACAAACTCGTCGCACTGGGCGCAACAATTCCCCACCGCGGTACGTCTCAAACCAAAGCAGACACCAGCAGACGGGACATCCTAAAGGATGCAGGAGGCCTTTTGCCTGGCACCAGAATGGGTAACAAGGAAGGGAACCTGCAAGGAAAGACAGCAATTCAGACAAAAAGCTGCTTATCTCGCTTAAAAAGTATATTTAATCTACTAACGATTACCTCCCCACCACCCACAACTGCAGGgagaacaagcaaacaaaaaatttATTTTAGGCCAGAGACCGCAGGCTGGAGATTGCAGAAGTGTTTCTCCAACTAGGGACAAACCTTTTTCCGTATTGAAAGCTTATATTGAAAACTTACACAACAATTGTTCACAACTCTGCCATGCAAGTTCCAAATACACGactatactaaaaaaaaaaaagctctgcagCTCAAAGCAATTGCTACTGGAGAATTATCAACGGACACTTCCAAGGCTAGCCAGGAAGGCAGTCTTGAAGTTAGCAACAAAACACTCACTAATTAAGAAACGAGAACTCCCAAATGAGCAACTGGAATGGCTGCAGATCTCTCCTGAAGGACCCACCCATTTCAAGACATCCTGCACTAAactttggaaaatattttttttaaaaaataagaagctTGGAAGCAAGCAGCTGTCGCCACTAACATTTTAACTCTAAGAAGAGGCCTATTTCACTAGGGGACACACACTAGTTGCAAGCAGCATAGACAGACATGCACAAGATATTTATGGAACAAAAAATTAGACAATACACGGACAAgaaggctctcagtggctactagccacaatggctttgGGAATCCCAATAAGTGAGAGTACTATTGCATTTAGGTccaacttgtgggcttcccatatgtatttattgaatttatatcctcgAAGGAGCCCAGAGTGGCAAACACATCCACAACatataaacaaatgaacaaaacatCCTATTGTGCATCAATGGGGACACCACACACAATTTTGTCTTAAAGGTTTTGGTGCAATGGTTGGCTTTAGTGGAAAAGTgagctgaaaaacaacaactgat contains:
- the ZNF319 gene encoding zinc finger protein 319, whose protein sequence is MSESWPQQPPQQQPPAPHHAGTTALPEHPITSSAVVENPLGCAVYGILLQPEPSSLQHHTSIPTGGGEPSTKCGLCGHDLGHLSNPQEHQCLQGGHDRSFQCTQCLKIFHQATDLLEHQCLQVEQKPFVCGVCKMGFSLLTSLAQHHNVHNGSAAVKCSICEKTYKAAAAAVAAPEEPAPPQQPAALNRTPVEKPYSCSICQKPFKHLSELSRHERVHTGEKPYKCSLCDKSFSQSSHLVHHKRTHSAERPYKCTVCEKAFKHRSHLVRHMYAHSGEAHLFRCNVCELHFKESSELLQHPCTPSGERPFRCGACHKAFRRPSDLRQHERTHSTERPFQCDLCQMSFKQQYALMRHRRTHKAVAGTTATPAPSAEQELPVGPFKCSLCEKGFVQPAHLLYHQHVHGIENLFKCNACQKGFSQSSELLRHRCVQSAERPFKCAACSKAYKRASALQKHQLASHCAEKPLRCTLCERRFFSSSEFVQHRCDPARERPLKCPDCQKRFKYASDLQRHRRVHTGEKPYKCPACEKAFKQREHLNKHHGVHTREQHYKCMWCGERFLDLGLLQEHSAQHTSTDSTYPVTPCLP